TCCCACTGATGGTTCTGAGTATTCAATTAAAGCTTCAAAGTTCGCTGTAGACTTAGCTCAACTGAAAAAAGCGAAAATAGTTGCACTCCACGTATCAGCGATCTACTTACAGCCTGCATTCCAGTCTGGTGTACCATATATAGATTCTCCAGTCCTTACTAAAGAGGAAGAAAAATTCGCCTATACGTGCACTCAGTCAGTTGCGAACCTTGCAAGAGATTTTGAGCTTGAAGTTGAAGAGAGAATTATAGGAACTGGTACATCAGTTGTATATACGATATGCGAATTCGCAAGAAGAGAAGGTTGTGACCTTATCGTGGTAGGAGCTAAGGGTAGGACTGGAATAAGGAAACTTCTTGTAGGTAGCGTCTCAATGGGTGTCGTAACCAATGCTTCATGTCCTGTGCTAGTGGTTAGATAAATAAAATGAAGATCAGTTATGGTTCTTCAGGTGCTTTATCATAAGTTTGTTCTTGATTTACTTTTTCGCTCCAAGAGACCTGTTCTTCAAGCGTAAATTTTCACTTCTACATTTCCTGCATCTAGTAGCAGGTAATGGGTTCTTAGAGCCACATTTTAAACATATCTTGAAGAAGAGTCTCCTCTTTTGAGCCAACTGCTTTTTTATAGTATCTGTAATTGGCATATATCATCTGCCCATTCATCATTCTTATAATCTTTTTTAATTTATTTTTCTCTTTTTTGAAACCTTTTCTACAATCTTATATGTGCACCAATCGCCGCACATAGTACAAGTCCCGCTCTTACTTTTTGTTCTGTAATGAATCTCTTTTGCACGATCAGGATCAACACTCAGTCTAATCTGTCTCTCCCAATCAAGGAGAGAACGAGACTCGGACAGCTCTGAATCACGATTCATAGCTTTTTCACCAAGCTTAACTATATCTGC
The nucleotide sequence above comes from Candidatus Methylarchaceae archaeon HK02M2. Encoded proteins:
- a CDS encoding universal stress protein, with product MELSEVKIKKILVPTDGSEYSIKASKFAVDLAQLKKAKIVALHVSAIYLQPAFQSGVPYIDSPVLTKEEEKFAYTCTQSVANLARDFELEVEERIIGTGTSVVYTICEFARREGCDLIVVGAKGRTGIRKLLVGSVSMGVVTNASCPVLVVR
- a CDS encoding 50S ribosomal protein L40e; the encoded protein is MPITDTIKKQLAQKRRLFFKICLKCGSKNPLPATRCRKCRSENLRLKNRSLGAKK
- a CDS encoding phosphomethylpyrimidine synthase ThiC, producing the protein MCNDAPFYLLGPIVTDIALGYDHIAGAIGGAIAAMVGADYLCYVTPAEHLGLPNLEDVRQGVVASKIAAHAADIVKLGEKAMNRDSELSESRSLLDWERQIRLSVDPDRAKEIHYRTKSKSGTCTMCGDWCTYKIVEKVSKKRKIN